One genomic region from Microcella humidisoli encodes:
- a CDS encoding FadR/GntR family transcriptional regulator yields MAEIVGDAERGAGYSMRGLQGRVIDGVGRQIIGGQYAPGDLLPREAELTEQFGVSRTSVREGMRVLAAKGLVDIRQKIGTRVRQPENWNVFDSDILRWHSEVGRGDEIMRNLVEVRQIMEPAAARLAAGRSSMDDLRRMDDALHDMVANATDREGYAHADVEFHLAVYAASHNVLLRQFGSVVADFMYSSFTVQQATAADDEVFSEDAETHAAVFHAINGGNGEKAAEAMLRVVLDGKNALIKALSEQRDGAATA; encoded by the coding sequence ATGGCAGAGATCGTCGGCGATGCCGAACGCGGTGCGGGCTATTCGATGCGAGGACTGCAGGGCCGGGTCATCGACGGGGTCGGCCGGCAGATCATCGGCGGCCAGTACGCGCCCGGCGACCTGCTGCCCCGCGAGGCCGAGCTCACCGAGCAGTTCGGCGTCTCCCGCACCTCGGTGCGCGAGGGCATGCGCGTGCTCGCCGCGAAGGGCCTCGTCGACATTCGCCAGAAGATCGGCACGCGCGTGCGCCAGCCCGAGAACTGGAACGTCTTCGACAGCGACATCCTTCGGTGGCACAGCGAGGTCGGCCGCGGCGACGAGATCATGCGCAACCTCGTCGAGGTGCGCCAGATCATGGAGCCCGCCGCCGCCCGCCTCGCCGCGGGCCGCTCGTCGATGGACGACCTGCGCCGCATGGACGACGCGCTGCACGACATGGTCGCCAACGCCACCGACCGCGAGGGCTACGCGCACGCCGACGTCGAGTTCCACCTCGCCGTCTACGCCGCCTCGCACAACGTGCTGCTGCGGCAGTTCGGCAGCGTCGTCGCCGACTTCATGTACTCCTCGTTCACGGTTCAGCAGGCCACGGCGGCCGACGACGAGGTTTTCTCCGAAGACGCCGAGACCCACGCCGCCGTCTTCCACGCCATCAACGGCGGCAACGGCGAGAAGGCCGCCGAGGCCATGCTGCGCGTCGTGCTCGACGGCAAGAACGCGCTCATCAAGGCCCTCAGCGAGCAGCGCGATGGCGCTGCGACTGCGTAG
- a CDS encoding SDR family NAD(P)-dependent oxidoreductase yields the protein MTAPVDAPLRTIVTGAANGIGAAIADRLRARGDHVIGLDREDGQDVVITDLADPEARARGAAIAAERLGGVDVLVTVAGIFRQGSIHDSGFDDWRAVWAVNLDAPLDLMRILTPGMVAQGFGRIVTITSVHARQAQPGCLAYDVSKAGLEAATRSAALDLAAHGVLANAVAPGFVRTRMSLLPDGTDETDTDAFRQQYVASGKLPLGRAAMPAEIAPVVDFLSSRDNSYTTGQVVTVDGGLTMTF from the coding sequence ATGACCGCCCCTGTTGACGCGCCCCTGCGCACGATCGTGACGGGTGCCGCGAACGGCATCGGCGCGGCGATCGCCGACCGCCTGCGGGCGCGCGGCGACCACGTGATTGGCCTCGACCGCGAAGACGGTCAGGATGTCGTGATCACCGACCTCGCCGACCCCGAGGCCCGCGCGCGCGGCGCGGCGATCGCGGCGGAACGGCTGGGCGGCGTCGACGTACTCGTCACCGTGGCCGGCATCTTTCGCCAGGGCTCGATTCACGACAGCGGCTTCGACGACTGGCGGGCGGTGTGGGCCGTGAATCTGGATGCTCCGCTCGACCTCATGCGCATACTCACGCCCGGCATGGTGGCCCAGGGGTTCGGCCGCATCGTCACGATCACGAGCGTGCACGCTCGGCAGGCGCAACCGGGATGCCTCGCCTACGACGTATCGAAGGCGGGCCTCGAGGCGGCGACGCGCTCGGCCGCGCTCGACCTCGCCGCGCACGGCGTGCTCGCCAACGCGGTCGCGCCGGGCTTCGTGCGCACGCGCATGAGCCTGCTGCCCGACGGCACCGACGAGACCGACACCGACGCATTCCGCCAGCAGTATGTGGCGAGCGGCAAGCTGCCGCTCGGCCGCGCCGCGATGCCCGCCGAGATCGCGCCCGTCGTCGACTTCCTCAGCTCGCGCGACAACTCGTACACGACCGGCCAGGTGGTGACCGTCGACGGCGGCCTCACCATGACGTTCTAA
- a CDS encoding carbohydrate ABC transporter permease, with translation MTSAALTSRVGAASAAPTGGAHPPRKPGGIRRRDRIVGLLAVLPAFLVVVGFMAFPVAFALFISFTKTNGLRFEWRWFDNYIALLNDPIVHQVFLNNLKFLISVPLVIFVALIVSVLLFERVRGWKYFRVIFFLPNVLSVAVIGIMFRNAFGYYGGVNQALALFGVEPIQFFTNGTTAIAIIILALVWAGFGYQSLLLLAGLTAINPAVFEAAAIDGAGWWKRLWYITLPNIRRVLGFVFIINVIYTFSSLFGFIYVMTAGGPGFDTTTIDYLVYLRAFSSTNLGSGAALAVILFLFIGILTLVQNRVFKLGEED, from the coding sequence GTGACCTCGGCTGCTCTCACCTCGCGCGTGGGCGCCGCTTCGGCGGCGCCCACGGGCGGGGCCCACCCGCCCCGCAAGCCCGGAGGAATCCGCCGGCGTGACCGCATCGTCGGTCTCCTCGCGGTTCTTCCGGCCTTCCTCGTCGTGGTTGGCTTCATGGCCTTCCCCGTCGCCTTCGCCCTCTTCATCTCGTTCACGAAGACCAACGGTCTGCGCTTCGAGTGGCGCTGGTTCGACAACTACATCGCGCTGCTGAACGACCCGATCGTGCACCAGGTGTTCCTCAACAACCTGAAGTTCCTGATCTCGGTGCCGCTCGTCATCTTCGTGGCGCTCATCGTCTCGGTGCTGCTGTTCGAGCGGGTGCGCGGCTGGAAGTACTTCCGCGTCATCTTCTTCCTGCCGAACGTGCTCTCGGTCGCCGTCATCGGCATCATGTTCCGCAACGCCTTCGGCTACTACGGCGGCGTCAACCAGGCCCTCGCGCTCTTCGGCGTCGAACCCATCCAGTTCTTCACCAATGGCACGACGGCCATCGCCATCATCATCCTGGCGCTCGTGTGGGCCGGCTTCGGCTACCAGTCGCTGCTGCTGCTTGCGGGGCTGACGGCCATCAACCCGGCCGTGTTCGAGGCGGCCGCGATCGACGGCGCGGGCTGGTGGAAGCGGCTCTGGTACATCACGCTGCCGAACATCCGACGCGTGCTGGGCTTCGTGTTCATCATCAACGTGATCTACACGTTCTCGTCGCTCTTCGGCTTCATCTACGTCATGACGGCCGGCGGCCCGGGCTTCGACACCACGACGATCGACTACCTCGTGTACCTGCGCGCCTTCTCGAGCACGAACCTCGGTTCGGGTGCGGCGCTCGCGGTCATCCTGTTCCTCTTCATCGGCATCCTCACCCTCGTGCAGAACCGGGTGTTCAAGCTCGGAGAGGAGGACTGA
- a CDS encoding ABC transporter substrate-binding protein codes for MNKRQVGALVLTASLIAGLSACAPAEEPAAELGGDLLVWDTGILGRTLENGDPDLENSFIDKMAVAFEEANPGTNIEVVQQGGDITSAAAQFQAASIAGDGPDIRIQYAGGPTLSFGDFFTDLDELIDADVLDKLAGVNVNREGYSPDGRLLGMPYGAGNLFTVFQNHAVLEEAGLDPANPPTTWEEMLANGQQVVDNTDKNGFWVANLEGYVGAWMISALVGGQLGESVFTQMYAGDIPVDDPAMVAAYEAFAEWGASGLTNPDAGQVSNGESTAGFVNGSSAYYLVGSWENNNMLDAFGEDGVSSFFIPTLEGSEFPNIGAGGPEIALSITEYSENKELAAAFLTFLAQAENQDVFVELYQTQGSNHVDGDPSKIESPLLRQQFEQLALATDGVTFAFDSVMPQATIDLFYRVNAGVFTGSITPEDAVAQLKASYESEIANQ; via the coding sequence ATGAACAAGCGACAGGTGGGGGCACTCGTCCTCACGGCGAGCCTCATCGCAGGGCTCTCGGCCTGCGCGCCGGCTGAAGAGCCGGCTGCCGAGCTCGGCGGCGACCTCCTGGTGTGGGACACGGGCATCCTCGGCCGCACCCTCGAGAACGGCGACCCCGACCTCGAGAACTCGTTCATCGACAAGATGGCCGTGGCGTTCGAAGAGGCGAACCCCGGCACCAACATCGAGGTCGTGCAGCAGGGTGGCGACATCACGTCGGCGGCCGCGCAGTTCCAGGCGGCATCGATCGCCGGCGACGGCCCCGACATCCGCATTCAGTACGCGGGCGGGCCGACGCTCTCGTTCGGTGACTTCTTCACCGACCTCGACGAACTGATCGACGCGGATGTTCTCGACAAGCTCGCGGGCGTCAACGTCAACCGCGAGGGCTACAGCCCCGACGGCCGCCTGCTCGGCATGCCCTACGGTGCCGGCAACCTGTTCACGGTCTTCCAGAACCACGCGGTGCTCGAAGAGGCGGGTCTCGACCCGGCCAACCCGCCCACCACGTGGGAGGAGATGCTCGCCAACGGCCAGCAGGTCGTTGACAACACCGACAAGAACGGCTTCTGGGTCGCGAACCTCGAGGGCTACGTCGGTGCCTGGATGATCTCGGCGCTCGTCGGCGGTCAGCTCGGTGAGTCGGTCTTCACGCAGATGTACGCGGGCGACATTCCCGTCGACGACCCGGCCATGGTCGCCGCCTACGAGGCCTTCGCCGAGTGGGGCGCGAGCGGGCTCACCAATCCCGACGCCGGCCAGGTGTCGAACGGTGAGTCGACCGCTGGCTTCGTCAACGGCAGCAGCGCCTACTACCTCGTCGGCAGCTGGGAGAACAACAACATGCTCGACGCCTTCGGCGAAGACGGTGTGAGCTCGTTCTTCATCCCGACGCTCGAGGGCTCGGAGTTCCCGAACATCGGCGCTGGTGGCCCGGAGATCGCGCTGTCGATCACCGAGTACAGCGAGAACAAGGAGCTCGCCGCGGCGTTCCTCACCTTCCTCGCCCAGGCCGAGAACCAGGACGTGTTCGTCGAGCTCTACCAGACGCAGGGCTCGAACCACGTCGACGGCGACCCGTCGAAGATCGAGAGCCCGCTGCTGCGTCAGCAGTTCGAGCAGCTCGCGCTCGCCACCGATGGCGTCACCTTCGCCTTCGACAGCGTGATGCCGCAGGCCACGATCGACCTGTTCTACCGCGTGAACGCCGGTGTCTTCACCGGCAGCATCACGCCGGAGGACGCGGTCGCGCAGCTCAAGGCCTCCTACGAATCCGAGATCGCGAACCAGTGA
- a CDS encoding carbohydrate ABC transporter permease — translation MARTAVRPRRGGGIRRGEARAGWLFVAPSVVITLVFLVIPIALALWVSFSDWNGFQSPLNPRVNFVGLENYAAITVDDGLDQQNFGTAVRNNLYYVLFVVPLQTIIALLLAVQVNRAALRGRGFFRTAFYFPSVTSTVAIVIVFQFLFTASGAVNAVIGAFGIDGPDWFNDSTGLFHGFLSLFGITQPSGLLAEPGFLGISGWEWLAGPSVAMSSLIMLAIFTTSGTFMLLFLAALQSIGAEIDEASLMDGAGPVRKFFSITVPMLRPTLFTVLTLGLIGSWQVFDQIYVLGGTSAGGTISTPAFLAYRSSFVDLEWGQGAAIAFILFLFIIVLTLLQRWALAERGPRKRKASSSSKPAETSTADKAAAGAAFTVDGGLR, via the coding sequence GTGGCTCGCACCGCAGTACGGCCTCGTCGCGGCGGAGGAATCCGCCGCGGCGAGGCCCGCGCGGGGTGGCTCTTCGTCGCCCCCTCGGTGGTGATCACGCTCGTCTTCCTCGTGATCCCCATCGCGCTCGCCCTCTGGGTGAGCTTCAGCGACTGGAACGGATTCCAGTCGCCCCTCAACCCGCGCGTCAACTTCGTCGGACTCGAGAACTACGCCGCCATCACCGTCGATGACGGCCTCGACCAGCAGAACTTCGGCACCGCCGTGCGCAACAACCTCTACTACGTGCTCTTCGTCGTGCCGCTGCAGACGATCATCGCGCTGCTGCTCGCCGTGCAGGTCAACCGCGCAGCGCTGCGCGGCCGCGGCTTCTTCCGCACCGCGTTCTACTTCCCCTCGGTGACGAGCACCGTCGCGATCGTGATCGTCTTCCAGTTCCTGTTCACCGCATCCGGCGCCGTCAATGCCGTGATCGGCGCCTTCGGCATCGACGGGCCCGACTGGTTCAATGACTCGACGGGGCTGTTCCACGGCTTCTTGAGCCTGTTCGGCATCACCCAGCCGAGCGGCCTGCTCGCCGAGCCGGGCTTCCTCGGCATCTCGGGATGGGAGTGGCTCGCCGGTCCCTCAGTGGCGATGAGCTCGCTCATCATGCTCGCGATCTTCACGACCTCGGGCACGTTCATGCTGCTCTTCCTCGCCGCGCTGCAGAGCATCGGTGCCGAGATCGACGAGGCCTCGCTCATGGACGGCGCGGGCCCCGTGCGCAAGTTCTTCTCCATCACGGTGCCCATGCTGCGGCCGACGCTCTTCACGGTGCTCACGCTCGGCCTCATCGGCTCGTGGCAGGTCTTCGACCAGATCTACGTGCTCGGCGGCACCTCGGCGGGCGGCACCATCTCGACACCGGCCTTCCTCGCCTACCGGTCGTCGTTCGTCGACCTCGAGTGGGGGCAGGGCGCGGCGATCGCGTTCATCCTCTTCCTCTTCATCATCGTGCTGACGCTGCTGCAGCGCTGGGCGCTCGCCGAGCGAGGACCGCGCAAGCGGAAGGCCTCGAGCTCGAGCAAGCCGGCCGAGACGTCGACCGCCGACAAGGCGGCCGCGGGCGCGGCGTTCACGGTCGACGGAGGACTGCGATGA
- a CDS encoding carbohydrate ABC transporter permease, which translates to MSAVTPTIEAADDQQPRSFRRRKVLGGRARTTMLLSYLILIGLALVYIYPFIISISASFKTDAEATQDALGLIPQTITFAAYERLFGDVPFPLWAGNTMLIATVVTVGRVFFDSLAGYALSRLKFRGRTAVFVAYIAILSVPGVVLLIPRFLILQQLGLYDTYGGMIIPLLSTAAGVFIMKQFFDSIPVSIEEAARIDGAGTFRTFWTIVLPMARPALVTLFILSFQGSWNELGHFIVSRQSPELNTLTTGVASLVSGQLGSGNQFPLQLAAAVLMTIPVAVLFFIFQKRIMNTTEGGEKG; encoded by the coding sequence ATGAGCGCCGTCACGCCGACCATCGAGGCCGCCGACGACCAGCAGCCGCGATCGTTCCGCCGCCGCAAGGTGCTCGGCGGTCGCGCGCGCACGACGATGCTGCTGAGCTACCTGATTCTCATCGGCCTCGCGCTGGTGTACATCTACCCCTTCATCATCTCGATCTCAGCGTCGTTCAAGACCGATGCCGAAGCGACGCAGGATGCTCTGGGCCTGATTCCCCAGACCATCACGTTCGCGGCCTACGAGCGGTTGTTCGGCGATGTGCCGTTCCCGCTCTGGGCGGGCAACACGATGCTCATCGCGACGGTCGTCACGGTGGGGCGCGTGTTCTTCGACTCGCTCGCGGGCTACGCGCTCTCGCGCCTGAAGTTCCGCGGCCGCACGGCGGTCTTCGTCGCCTACATCGCGATTCTGTCGGTGCCGGGCGTCGTGCTGCTCATCCCGCGGTTCCTCATCCTGCAGCAGCTCGGGCTGTACGACACCTACGGCGGCATGATCATCCCGCTGTTGTCGACCGCGGCGGGGGTGTTCATCATGAAGCAGTTCTTCGACTCGATCCCGGTGAGCATCGAAGAGGCGGCGCGCATCGACGGGGCGGGCACGTTCCGCACCTTCTGGACGATCGTGCTGCCCATGGCGAGGCCCGCCCTGGTGACGCTGTTCATCCTCTCGTTCCAGGGGTCGTGGAACGAGCTCGGCCACTTCATCGTGTCGCGGCAGAGCCCCGAGCTCAACACGCTCACGACGGGTGTGGCCTCGCTCGTGTCGGGCCAGTTGGGTTCGGGCAACCAGTTCCCGCTGCAACTCGCCGCGGCGGTGCTCATGACGATCCCCGTCGCGGTGCTCTTCTTCATCTTCCAGAAGCGCATCATGAACACGACCGAGGGCGGCGAGAAGGGCTAG
- a CDS encoding carbohydrate ABC transporter permease, with the protein MATTEDDVVISKRISSGRTQWPIFIALLLVAATIVYPLYFVIITSFRPNSDYLQDPFGLPGVWTFENYLNLANTYGIGQAFLNSLFVGTVSVSVILVLASLAGYALAKLPVPGQKYITATFVSVMLLPGPVLIIPIYLMLARLDLVGTYTGLILVYVATGLPFATFFLTLSFRGIPDEVIEAARIDGAGFFRIMWSIVRPMGSSGLATLAVLQFLGAWNELIFAVILIPEESMRLLTPQLASIGERFLTDQPLVSAGLFITASVPLILLAFASKYIMQGLQVGVSR; encoded by the coding sequence ATGGCCACCACCGAAGACGACGTCGTCATCAGCAAGCGCATCTCGTCGGGCCGCACGCAGTGGCCCATCTTCATCGCGCTGCTGCTCGTGGCGGCCACGATCGTGTACCCGCTGTACTTCGTGATCATCACGTCGTTCCGCCCCAACAGCGACTATCTGCAAGACCCCTTCGGGCTGCCGGGGGTGTGGACGTTCGAGAACTACCTCAACCTGGCCAACACCTACGGCATCGGGCAAGCGTTCTTGAACAGCCTGTTCGTCGGAACGGTGTCGGTGAGCGTCATCCTCGTGCTCGCCTCGCTCGCGGGGTACGCACTGGCGAAGCTGCCGGTGCCGGGGCAGAAGTACATCACCGCCACGTTCGTGTCGGTCATGCTGCTGCCCGGGCCCGTGCTGATCATCCCGATCTATCTCATGCTCGCGCGCCTCGACCTGGTCGGCACCTACACGGGCCTGATCCTCGTCTACGTGGCCACCGGGCTGCCGTTCGCCACGTTCTTCTTGACGCTGTCGTTCCGCGGCATTCCCGACGAGGTCATCGAGGCGGCGCGCATCGACGGTGCCGGCTTCTTCCGCATCATGTGGTCGATCGTTCGGCCCATGGGCTCGAGCGGCCTCGCGACCCTCGCGGTGCTGCAGTTCTTGGGCGCGTGGAACGAGCTGATCTTCGCGGTCATCCTCATCCCCGAAGAGTCGATGCGACTGCTCACCCCGCAGCTCGCGAGCATCGGCGAACGCTTCCTGACCGACCAGCCGCTCGTGTCGGCGGGCCTCTTCATCACGGCCTCGGTGCCGCTGATCTTGCTGGCCTTCGCGTCGAAGTACATCATGCAGGGCCTGCAGGTCGGCGTCAGCCGCTAG
- a CDS encoding aldose epimerase family protein, with protein MTAQPAVRLEHGGVSATVLPDEGGVLLDLLVHGRPVLTATPWGSAVLPGARPAADESTWVERWRGGWQLCFPTAGQPNPLAAVAEGFHGTASQAPWLEVSRAPDTVALGWADREGLSAERLWRLTDHGAAVATRVHNAGDSTRVLVAAEHLILGGDVLAAPLALDVPAGTQLRPLDYAGLPEGAPLPWPGDPAERWTVVDRATPARVTGLAGVQPQRIGARGPHVDVLVEWQGGALPHALLWEELGASPEQPWNGQVVALGIEPTSTPHGAGTALDLDLVRLPPGGTLDWSVALSVRWASTTLDESEAS; from the coding sequence ATGACCGCGCAACCCGCGGTGCGCCTCGAGCACGGCGGCGTCAGCGCGACCGTGCTGCCCGATGAGGGCGGCGTGCTGCTCGACCTGCTCGTACACGGGCGGCCCGTGCTCACCGCGACGCCCTGGGGCTCGGCCGTGCTGCCCGGAGCCCGGCCGGCAGCGGATGAATCGACCTGGGTCGAGCGCTGGCGCGGCGGCTGGCAGCTGTGCTTTCCGACCGCGGGGCAGCCGAACCCGCTCGCCGCCGTGGCCGAAGGGTTTCACGGCACGGCCTCGCAAGCGCCCTGGCTCGAGGTCTCGCGCGCGCCCGACACGGTCGCCCTCGGCTGGGCCGACCGCGAGGGGCTGAGCGCCGAGCGCCTCTGGCGGCTCACCGACCACGGTGCCGCCGTCGCCACGCGCGTGCACAACGCGGGCGACTCGACGCGCGTGCTCGTCGCGGCCGAACACCTCATCCTCGGCGGTGACGTGCTCGCCGCCCCCCTCGCGCTCGACGTGCCCGCGGGCACGCAGCTGCGGCCGCTCGACTACGCCGGCCTACCCGAGGGGGCGCCTCTGCCGTGGCCGGGCGACCCGGCCGAACGCTGGACGGTCGTCGACCGAGCGACCCCGGCCCGCGTCACCGGGCTCGCGGGCGTGCAGCCCCAGCGCATCGGGGCGCGCGGCCCGCACGTCGACGTGCTCGTCGAGTGGCAGGGCGGCGCCCTGCCCCACGCGCTGCTCTGGGAAGAGCTCGGGGCCTCCCCCGAGCAACCCTGGAACGGGCAGGTCGTCGCGCTCGGCATCGAACCCACTTCGACCCCGCACGGCGCCGGCACCGCGCTCGACCTCGATCTGGTGCGACTGCCGCCCGGCGGCACGCTCGACTGGAGCGTGGCGCTGAGCGTGCGGTGGGCATCCACCACCCTCGACGAATCGGAGGCATCATGA
- a CDS encoding SMP-30/gluconolactonase/LRE family protein — MTTLEGLGFPEALRWRGGALWFSDMFRSRVMRWVPGSPAVVVLDAVGGGPTVPGGLGWMPGGPDGPGDLLVVDCEQRRVLRVPFDAAGRAAGAVSVHADLADLMTHSANDMHVDPDGTAWVGGYGFDPEHDEPVPSPLVRVAPDGTVSTSASVFVFPNGCERDATGALLVAETFADRVSLMSHDNSVTSRGRFAAGSGPDGLSIAPDGTVYVALAFAGALARLAPATATESDAGPDAEPTIVYRAEPIAAGPGAGPLGVYDCAVLGDTSRIAVAMASLDEDLAMRVDTGRIALLDLP, encoded by the coding sequence ATGACGACGCTCGAGGGCCTCGGATTCCCCGAAGCGCTGCGGTGGCGCGGCGGAGCGCTGTGGTTCAGCGACATGTTCCGCTCGCGCGTGATGCGCTGGGTGCCGGGGTCGCCTGCTGTGGTGGTGCTCGACGCCGTGGGCGGCGGGCCGACCGTGCCGGGTGGGCTCGGGTGGATGCCCGGCGGGCCTGACGGCCCCGGCGACCTGCTCGTCGTCGACTGCGAGCAGCGCCGCGTGCTGCGCGTGCCGTTCGACGCCGCGGGACGCGCCGCCGGAGCCGTCTCGGTACATGCCGACCTCGCCGACCTCATGACGCATTCCGCGAACGACATGCACGTCGATCCCGACGGCACGGCGTGGGTCGGCGGCTACGGATTCGACCCCGAGCACGACGAGCCGGTGCCCTCGCCGCTCGTGCGCGTGGCGCCCGACGGCACGGTCTCGACCAGCGCATCCGTCTTCGTCTTCCCCAACGGCTGCGAGCGCGACGCGACCGGCGCCCTGCTGGTGGCCGAGACCTTCGCCGACCGTGTGTCGCTGATGTCCCATGACAACAGCGTCACATCGCGGGGGCGGTTCGCCGCGGGCAGCGGACCCGACGGCCTGTCGATCGCGCCCGACGGCACCGTGTACGTCGCGCTCGCCTTCGCGGGCGCCCTTGCGCGCCTCGCTCCGGCGACTGCCACCGAGAGCGACGCGGGCCCGGATGCGGAGCCCACGATCGTCTACCGCGCCGAGCCGATCGCCGCTGGCCCCGGAGCCGGCCCGCTCGGGGTCTACGACTGCGCGGTGCTGGGTGACACGAGCCGCATCGCCGTCGCGATGGCCAGCCTCGACGAAGACCTCGCGATGCGCGTCGACACCGGCCGCATCGCGCTGCTCGACCTGCCCTGA
- a CDS encoding mandelate racemase/muconate lactonizing enzyme family protein — translation MNIDSVDFYYASMPEVTLEADGSQDALLVRVTADGHEGWGECEASPLTSIAAFITPRSHGVCQPVAASVIGERLDGPDDIHRIARLVARNSMDLLQAGHTWSGIEIALWDLLGKVRDEPVWRLLGYTENHAKLPYASMLMGDTPQETLDRARLARTNGFRAVKFGWGSYGTGTAAADADHVAAAREGLGDDAQLLIDAGQIWGDDVDAAIARLEALENAHATWLEEPFVPHAYVAHAALASRARTVGVAGGEGAHTVHMATNLIDYGGVRFIQVDAARIGGIGPSKAVADHAVRHGTTYVNHTFTSHLALSASLQPFAGLADHRICEYPVEPKPVALAISSNHILPDANGEVRAPEAPGLGIEVDLIGLLPYLRHVEISIDHERVYTSPEVPNKVSHVV, via the coding sequence ATGAACATCGATTCCGTCGACTTCTACTACGCGTCCATGCCCGAGGTCACCCTCGAGGCCGACGGAAGTCAAGACGCCCTGCTCGTGCGCGTCACGGCCGACGGGCATGAGGGCTGGGGCGAGTGCGAGGCTTCGCCGCTCACCTCGATCGCCGCGTTCATCACCCCACGATCGCACGGCGTCTGCCAGCCCGTCGCGGCATCCGTCATCGGCGAGCGGCTCGACGGCCCCGACGACATCCACCGCATCGCCCGCCTCGTCGCGCGCAACAGCATGGACCTGCTGCAGGCCGGCCACACCTGGTCGGGCATCGAGATCGCGCTGTGGGATCTGCTCGGCAAGGTGCGCGACGAACCCGTCTGGCGACTGCTGGGGTACACCGAGAACCACGCGAAGCTTCCGTACGCATCCATGCTCATGGGCGACACCCCGCAGGAGACGCTCGATCGCGCCCGACTGGCGCGCACCAACGGGTTTCGCGCCGTGAAGTTCGGCTGGGGCAGCTACGGCACCGGCACGGCCGCGGCCGACGCCGACCACGTGGCCGCCGCGCGCGAAGGCCTCGGCGACGACGCGCAGCTGCTTATCGACGCCGGTCAGATCTGGGGCGACGACGTTGACGCGGCGATCGCTCGGCTCGAGGCGCTCGAGAACGCGCACGCCACGTGGCTCGAAGAGCCCTTCGTTCCGCATGCCTACGTGGCGCACGCCGCGCTCGCATCGCGCGCCCGCACCGTCGGCGTCGCGGGCGGCGAGGGCGCGCACACCGTGCACATGGCCACGAACCTCATCGACTACGGCGGCGTGCGATTCATTCAGGTGGATGCCGCGCGCATCGGCGGCATCGGCCCCTCGAAAGCGGTGGCCGACCACGCGGTGCGGCACGGCACCACCTACGTCAACCACACCTTCACCTCGCACCTCGCCCTCTCGGCCTCGCTGCAGCCCTTCGCCGGCCTCGCCGATCACCGCATCTGCGAGTACCCAGTTGAGCCGAAGCCCGTGGCCCTCGCCATCTCGAGCAACCACATCCTCCCCGACGCCAACGGCGAGGTGCGAGCCCCCGAGGCCCCCGGGCTCGGCATCGAGGTCGACCTCATCGGTCTGCTGCCCTACCTGCGGCACGTCGAGATCTCGATCGACCACGAGCGCGTGTACACGAGCCCCGAGGTGCCGAATAAGGTGAGTCACGTCGTCTAG